One region of Streptomyces capillispiralis genomic DNA includes:
- a CDS encoding VOC family protein — MNHDTPSPAATTDVFSTHSVFGAPCWVSLTSRDVKTTEEFYGAVLGWQWRPVRLGDRFRIALADGAPVAGIAGVATMWQMAVAWTPYFAVRSADEAAARVQERGGTSAVGPISLPPGRAALLADRDGATFGIWEGELFTDWPTWRRAQPAFIRLHTRDAFDAAIFYGEVFDWASDQPGCCEVQYEGEEVVLRSGGQVVARIESGAAESAPDPAIRPHWQVHFTVKDVAACARAAERHGGSVLSESDDEAVLRDNEGAQFTVTSRPER; from the coding sequence ATGAACCACGACACGCCCTCCCCCGCCGCCACGACCGACGTCTTCTCGACGCACTCCGTGTTCGGGGCACCCTGCTGGGTCAGCCTGACCAGCCGCGACGTGAAGACGACCGAGGAGTTCTACGGGGCCGTCCTGGGCTGGCAGTGGCGTCCGGTCCGGCTCGGCGACCGGTTCCGCATCGCGCTGGCCGACGGAGCGCCGGTGGCCGGGATCGCCGGGGTCGCCACCATGTGGCAGATGGCGGTGGCGTGGACGCCGTACTTCGCGGTGCGCAGCGCGGACGAGGCCGCGGCGCGGGTGCAGGAGCGCGGCGGCACCTCGGCGGTCGGCCCGATCTCCCTGCCGCCCGGGCGGGCGGCGCTGCTGGCCGACCGGGACGGGGCGACGTTCGGGATCTGGGAGGGCGAGCTGTTCACCGACTGGCCCACCTGGCGCCGCGCGCAGCCGGCGTTCATCCGGCTGCACACCCGGGACGCCTTCGACGCCGCGATCTTCTACGGCGAGGTCTTCGACTGGGCGTCCGACCAGCCCGGCTGCTGCGAGGTGCAGTACGAGGGCGAGGAAGTGGTGCTGCGCAGCGGCGGGCAGGTGGTGGCGCGGATCGAGTCGGGGGCGGCGGAGTCGGCTCCCGACCCGGCGATCCGCCCGCACTGGCAGGTTCACTTCACCGTGAAGGACGTGGCGGCCTGCGCACGCGCCGCCGAGCGGCACGGCGGCAGCGTCCTGTCCGAGAGCGATGACGAGGCCGTGCTGCGCGACAACGAGGGCGCCCAGTTCACGGTGACCTCCCGCCCCGAGCGGTGA
- a CDS encoding ANTAR domain-containing protein, with the protein MTTDGGADRILQLEEEVQQLKEAVASHAVVDQAIGMIVALGRVSPDQGWTVLKEVSQRTNIKLRHVADLILVWGRTGLLPAEVRTVLEEVLDRLGPTQVPGAPPER; encoded by the coding sequence ATGACCACGGACGGGGGCGCGGACCGGATCCTCCAGCTGGAGGAAGAGGTGCAGCAGCTGAAGGAAGCGGTCGCTTCGCACGCGGTGGTGGACCAGGCGATCGGCATGATCGTCGCCCTCGGCAGGGTCTCGCCCGACCAGGGCTGGACGGTGCTGAAGGAGGTCTCCCAGCGGACCAACATCAAGCTCCGCCACGTGGCCGACCTGATCCTCGTCTGGGGGCGCACCGGCCTGCTGCCCGCGGAGGTGCGGACGGTGCTGGAGGAGGTCCTGGACCGGCTCGGCCCCACCCAGGTCCCGGGCGCGCCGCCGGAGCGCTGA
- a CDS encoding RNA polymerase sigma factor SigF produces the protein MRTVSPRKPHPHDDSPDTAGDFARLADLPEGPERSVLRDELVTAWLPMAERIAVRFRGRGEALEDLYQVAALGLVKAVDHYDPARGNAFEAYAVPTITGEIKRHFRDHMWTLHVPRRVQDLRNRVRHAAKELAQTTPGRPPTVAEIAAHAQLTEAEVRTGMEALECFSALSLEAEMPGTDGYALGDAIGGPDPAYDTVVDRVAVRPCLEALPERERLILYLRFFGGMTQSSIAEQLGISQMHVSRLLSSCFAHLREELLAETG, from the coding sequence ATGCGTACCGTCAGCCCCAGGAAGCCGCACCCCCACGACGACTCCCCGGACACCGCCGGGGACTTCGCGCGTCTGGCCGACCTGCCCGAAGGACCCGAGCGCAGCGTGCTGCGCGACGAACTGGTCACGGCCTGGCTGCCCATGGCGGAACGGATCGCCGTCCGGTTCCGCGGACGCGGTGAGGCCCTGGAGGACCTGTACCAGGTGGCGGCCCTCGGTCTGGTGAAGGCCGTCGACCACTACGACCCGGCACGCGGGAACGCCTTCGAGGCGTACGCCGTGCCGACCATCACCGGCGAGATCAAGCGCCACTTCCGCGACCACATGTGGACCCTGCACGTGCCGCGCCGGGTCCAGGACCTGCGCAACCGCGTGCGGCACGCGGCCAAGGAGCTGGCGCAGACGACCCCCGGCCGGCCGCCCACGGTCGCGGAGATCGCCGCGCACGCCCAGCTGACCGAGGCCGAGGTGCGCACCGGCATGGAGGCGCTGGAGTGCTTCTCCGCGCTGTCGCTGGAGGCGGAGATGCCGGGCACCGACGGATACGCCCTCGGGGACGCGATCGGCGGCCCGGACCCGGCCTACGACACCGTCGTCGACCGGGTGGCGGTGCGCCCCTGTCTGGAGGCGCTGCCGGAGCGCGAACGGCTCATCCTCTACCTGCGGTTCTTCGGCGGGATGACGCAGAGCTCCATCGCCGAGCAGCTCGGCATCTCGCAGATGCACGTCTCCCGGCTGCTCAGCAGCTGCTTCGCCCATCTGCGCGAGGAGCTGCTGGCCGAGACCGGCTGA